A DNA window from Falco peregrinus isolate bFalPer1 chromosome 8, bFalPer1.pri, whole genome shotgun sequence contains the following coding sequences:
- the PANK3 gene encoding pantothenate kinase 3 isoform X1, translated as MKIKDAKKPSFPWFGMDIGGTLVKLAYFEPIDITAEEEQEEVESLKSIRKYLTSNVAYGSTGIRDVHLELKDLTIFARRGNLHFIRFPTHDLPTFIQMGRNKNFSTLHTVLCATGGGAYKFEEDFRTIGNLQLHKLDELDCLVKGLLYIDSVSFNGQAECYYFENASDPERCQKMPFNLDDPYPLLVVNIGSGVSILSVHSKDNYKRVTGTSLGGGTFLGLCSLLTGCESFEEALEMASKGDSTHADKLVRDIYGGDYERFGLPGWAVASSFGNMIYKEKRESVSKEDLARAILVTITNNIGSIARMCAVNEKINRVVFVGNFLRVNTLSMKLLAYALDYWSKGQLKALFLEHEGYFGAVGALLGLPNFS; from the exons CTTTTCCATGGTTTGGCATGGACATTGGGGGAACTTTGGTGAAACTTGCATACTTTGAACCTATTGATATCACTGcggaggaggagcaggaggaagtTGAAAGCTTGAAGAGCATCCGCAAATACCTGACTTCCAATGTAGCCTATGGATCCACTGGCATTCGAGATGTCCACCTTGAGCTGAAAGACTTAACAATTTTTGCTCGAAGAGGAAACTTGCACTTTATTCGGTTCCCAACTCATGATTTGCCTACTTTTATCcaaatgggaagaaataaaaacttctcAACACTACATACGGTGCTCTGTGCCACTGGTGGTGGCGCTTACAAGTTTGAAGAAGACTTTCGCACA ATTGGAAACCTCCAGCTGCACAAACTGGATGAGCTTGACTGCCTTGTCAAAGGCTTATTGTATATAGACTCTGTCAGCTTCAATGGCCAGGCAGAGTgctattattttgaaaatgcctCAGATCCTGAGAGATGCCAAAAGATGCCTTTTAACCTGGATGATCCATACCCGTTGCTGGTTGTTAACATTGGTTCAGGAGTCAGTATTTTATCAGTCCATTCCAAAGACAACTATAAAAGAGTAACTGGAACAAG tCTAGGTGGAGGGACCTTTCTTGGTTTATGCAGTTTGTTGACGGGCTGTGAAAGTTTTGAAGAAGCTCTGGAAATGGCATCCAAAGGAGACAGCACACATGCTGACAAACTGGTTCGAGATATTTATGGAGGAGACTATGAAAGATTTGGCTTGCCAGGATGGGCTGTAGCATCCAG TTTTGGGAATATGATCtacaaagagaagagagagtcTGTTAGCAAAGAAGATCTTGCAAGAGCCATATTGGTCACCATCACCAATAACATTGGATCTATTGCCCGGATGTGTGCAGTAAATGAG aaaataaacagagtTGTGTTTGTTGGCAATTTCTTACGTGTGAATACTTTGTCAATGAAGCTTCTTGCATATGCACTGGATTATTGGTCAAAAGGGCAGCTGAAGGCCTTGTTCCTAGAACATGAG GGATACTTTGGAGCTGTTGGTGCTCTTCTTGGTCTGCCAAATTTCAGTTGA
- the PANK3 gene encoding pantothenate kinase 3 isoform X2, which produces MPFNLDDPYPLLVVNIGSGVSILSVHSKDNYKRVTGTSLGGGTFLGLCSLLTGCESFEEALEMASKGDSTHADKLVRDIYGGDYERFGLPGWAVASSFGNMIYKEKRESVSKEDLARAILVTITNNIGSIARMCAVNEKINRVVFVGNFLRVNTLSMKLLAYALDYWSKGQLKALFLEHEGYFGAVGALLGLPNFS; this is translated from the exons ATGCCTTTTAACCTGGATGATCCATACCCGTTGCTGGTTGTTAACATTGGTTCAGGAGTCAGTATTTTATCAGTCCATTCCAAAGACAACTATAAAAGAGTAACTGGAACAAG tCTAGGTGGAGGGACCTTTCTTGGTTTATGCAGTTTGTTGACGGGCTGTGAAAGTTTTGAAGAAGCTCTGGAAATGGCATCCAAAGGAGACAGCACACATGCTGACAAACTGGTTCGAGATATTTATGGAGGAGACTATGAAAGATTTGGCTTGCCAGGATGGGCTGTAGCATCCAG TTTTGGGAATATGATCtacaaagagaagagagagtcTGTTAGCAAAGAAGATCTTGCAAGAGCCATATTGGTCACCATCACCAATAACATTGGATCTATTGCCCGGATGTGTGCAGTAAATGAG aaaataaacagagtTGTGTTTGTTGGCAATTTCTTACGTGTGAATACTTTGTCAATGAAGCTTCTTGCATATGCACTGGATTATTGGTCAAAAGGGCAGCTGAAGGCCTTGTTCCTAGAACATGAG GGATACTTTGGAGCTGTTGGTGCTCTTCTTGGTCTGCCAAATTTCAGTTGA
- the PANK3 gene encoding pantothenate kinase 3 isoform X3 yields the protein MASKGDSTHADKLVRDIYGGDYERFGLPGWAVASSFGNMIYKEKRESVSKEDLARAILVTITNNIGSIARMCAVNEKINRVVFVGNFLRVNTLSMKLLAYALDYWSKGQLKALFLEHEGYFGAVGALLGLPNFS from the exons ATGGCATCCAAAGGAGACAGCACACATGCTGACAAACTGGTTCGAGATATTTATGGAGGAGACTATGAAAGATTTGGCTTGCCAGGATGGGCTGTAGCATCCAG TTTTGGGAATATGATCtacaaagagaagagagagtcTGTTAGCAAAGAAGATCTTGCAAGAGCCATATTGGTCACCATCACCAATAACATTGGATCTATTGCCCGGATGTGTGCAGTAAATGAG aaaataaacagagtTGTGTTTGTTGGCAATTTCTTACGTGTGAATACTTTGTCAATGAAGCTTCTTGCATATGCACTGGATTATTGGTCAAAAGGGCAGCTGAAGGCCTTGTTCCTAGAACATGAG GGATACTTTGGAGCTGTTGGTGCTCTTCTTGGTCTGCCAAATTTCAGTTGA